The Streptomyces sp. BHT-5-2 genomic interval CGCGTTCCTCCTGTTGCGCGACCACCCGGCCGACCTCGGACTGGCCCCCTACGGAGCCGCCCAGCCAGTGCCCAAGCCCGCCCCTGTGCCAGGTACGGTCCTGCGGGCCCTGCGCGTCCTACGGTCCGTGGCCAAACCGGGTCCCTTCTGGCTGGTCGCAGGCACCTTCGCAGTGTGCGGGGCATCCACCAACGGCGTGATGATGGCCCACTTCGTCCCCGCCGCCCACGATGCGGGTATGTCCAGCACCACCGCCTCGACCCTGCTGGCCGTCATGGGGGCGGTCAATGTCGTGGGCACCATCATCGCCGGCTGGTGCACTGACCGCTTCGATCCCCGGTGGCTGCTGGCCGGCACGTACGCGCTGCGCGGCGTGAGTCTTGCGTTCCTGCCTGGTCTGATGGGGCCGTCCATCAGCCCGGCCATGGTGTTCTTCACCCTCTCCTTCGGACTGCTCGACCTCGCCACCGTGCCACCGACGATCGCGCTGTGCCGCGAGTTCTTCGGCACCAACAGCACCATTGTCTTCGCCTGGGTGAACGCGGCCCACCAGGTAGGCGCGGGGTTGGCCACCTTGCTGGCAGGGATGGCCCGGGACATCACCGGAAGCTACACCGCCGTGTGGCTCGGCGTTGCCGCGCTGTGCGGCCTGGCCGCGGCCCTGTGCGTCAGCATCAGGCTCCCGCGCGGTGTGCTCGCCACGACGCGGGAAGCAGGTATCTGAGGCACCAGCTCCGCCCCGCTTGTTCAGGGCACCGGCCAGAGCTGGCCGCGTCAGCTTTGCAAGCTCACGCGGAAGCCATCACGACGTTCAGGCCCATCACGACGAGGAACTGCATGCTCGACGCACTCGGAATGAGCACGACCACCGAAGCGGTCTACCGTGCCGTGCTCGCACACCCGCAGGCGGGAGTACCCGATCTCGCGAAGCGTCTTCGGTTACCCGAGCGCCGGGTCCGCGAGGCGCTCGACGACCTGAGTGAAATGTCTCTGGTACGCCCTGCTGTCGATGACCCCCACAGTTTGCATACGGTGGATCTCCGGATTGCCGCAGATCTGCTGCTGGCTCGCCAGGAAGCCGCCCTCGCGGCTCAGCAGCAGCGCGTGGAGGAAGCGCGGGTGGCGGCCTTGCAGTTGACGGCGGCCCCCTCCGCTGCCACAGCGGCCTCGCGAGGCGACAGCGTCGAGGTTCTCCACGGCATCGACAGTATTCGTGACCATCTGACATCGGCTTGTGCCAGCCAGAGAACTGAGCTACTCGTCTGTGTACCCATCAGCCCTCGCCAGGTCGATGAGTGGGGAACGTTCTTACCCGCATGCCTCAGCGTGCTGGAATGCGAAGGCGCAGTGCGAGCACTGTTCCTCGACAGCACGCGAACGGCACCCGAGGCTATAGCCTCTGTGGAGCAGCTCACTTCACGTGGGAGCCACATCCGAACGGCACCATCGCTGCCTGGCCATGTCTGCATCTTCGACCGGCGTGTCGCCTTTGTCATGCAGCACAGCGATGAAGGAGGAGGCATCGAGGCCCTGATGGTTAGGGTGCCCGCTCTGGTTGGGCTGCTCTCGGCTCAGTTCGACACCCTATGGGGAACCTCCCAGGTGCTGAACGCATCTTCACCTGCGCAAGGCCCACCGACGTCGCGTCAGGAAGCCGAGGTGCTCAGGCTTTTGTCCGAAGGGCACACCGACGAGGGGGTTGCGAAGCGACTGGGAGTCTCCTATCGAACCGCTCGCCGCATCGCATCAACTCTGATGTCACAGCTCGGAGCACGCAGCCGCTTCCAAGCCGGAGCGATCGCGGCGATTCGGGGGCTGATCCGCGACTGATAATGGTGACCCGAGACGAGGCACTCTCGGGTCACCTGCTTCTCCATTGGCCGACCTTCTTCCAAGACAAGGGACGGGCCCCGATGATGCATCTCGTCCACCTCGAGTTGGCGCCACTGAGCGCCCTTGCCGTCCTGCCTCCCGACCTGCGATCGGTCCTCTGCCGATACGCAGCCCCGCACCTCCTGGAGCACATCTCTGTACACACATCAGCCAAGCCGTACCCGGTGATCGGTTTGTACCTGCAGACCAGCAGCCCGCAGAAGGCCGAAGTGGCTGCACGAAACATCTGGGCTGCCGCAGAGCAGGAACCCACCTTGGCGGGTTGGTGCTTACGCCGGGCCCAGGTGCCGCCCATTCCTCCCAGCATGCAGGCCCTTGGTGACCCCGACGAGACCGAGGACTGAACCGTCCAGGGCCTGTTGAGGCCACCGAATCCCTCTTCCACCGGCCGATACTCACAGAGCAAGATCTTCTCCATACGGCAACGGCGTCACCGGAGAAGAGGTGGAAGATGCGCGTCCTGCCAGCAGGTTGGACCCTGTTCGTGCGATCCACGAACACACCGATCACGACGGCTCCACTGGTCGCATTCGAGATACGCAAGGTCAGGGGTGAGCATGCAGTCGGTTGACCCCCATGCGATTGCCTGCCGGGACCTTGCTGAGAGGTTCGGAACGCCTCTGTACGTCTACGACGCGGAGGTGCTGGAACAGACGTACCGCGAACTGCGCAGCCATCTGCCGCGACAGGTCGACGTGTTCTACTCACTCAAGGCGAACCCAAACCTCAGCGTCTGCGCATTCCTGCATGGTCTCGGGGCCGGTGCGGAAGTCTCGTCGTACGTCGAACTCCGCACCGCCCTCCAGGCAGGTGTCGCGCCCGATGACATCATTTTCCTCGGCCCCGGCAAGGACCTGCAAGAGCTCAGGGCATGCCTCGACGCGGGCATCCATGCCGTTGTGTGTGAGTCGCTCGACGAGGTTGCCCAGCTGGACCAGCTCGCGGCCGAGCGCGGGGAGTTGTGCCCCGTGATATTCCGGGTCAACCCCGCTTTCGGGAGCAAGGGGTCCGGACTCGCCATGGGCGGAAAGCCCCGCCAGTTCGGCATCGACGAGGAGACGCTGCAGAGCGCCAAGAGCCTCCTGGCGGACCTGTCCCATGTGCGGGTGAAGGGCATCCACGCATATATGGGGACCAGATTCCTCCACCACGAGGACGTCGTCAGCAACACCGAGCGCATCCTTCAGATGGCCGACCACCTGGCCTCCGTGCTGGGCATCCCCCTGGAGACGGTGGACTTCGGAGGTGGTCTCGGCGTCGCCTACTTCGACAACGAGTCCGATCTGGACCTGGCACGCCTGGGCAGCGGGATCACCCGAGTCGTGGAGCCGTTCACCCGTCGCCACCCCGGATGCCGGCTGATCATGGAGCTGGGCCGCTACCTCACAGCGTCATCAGGCACGTACGTGGTCAAGGTCCGGCAGGTCAAGGAGTCCATGGGGGAGATTTTCGCCGTTGCCGACGGCGGCACGAACCATCACATGGCTGCTGTCGGCGTCGGCAGTTTCGTCAAGCGGAACTTTCCGATCCGGCATCTGACCCGCTCGGGAGCCCCGGCGTCCCGCCCCTATACCGTGACCGGCCCTCTGTGCACCCCCAATGACGTGATCGGCAAGAAGGTACCGCTCCCCGAAGTCCGCCCTGGTGGCCTGCTGGGGGTGGAACGCTCCGGAGCCTACGGCCCCACCGCCTCACCCGGACTCTTCCTCAGCCACGGATTCCCTGCCGAGGTCATGACATACCGCGGGAAAGCGCACCTGGTGCGGGCGCGCGATACAAGCGACGACCTGCTGGCAAAGCAGCGACTCGTCGACCTGCACGCCGCTTCGTGAGCGGAGCGGCGGCCCCAACGGTGCGCATCGGGGTCGACGTACTGGACCGCAGCGCGAGCATAGGTCCGAGGTGGTCGATGATGCGGTCCGCTGCTGACTTGGACACTCCGAGGAGCGGGGCGAGCTGGCGCAGCGTCAAGTTCGTTCGCCAGTAGGCCGCGACCAGCAGGGCCCGGTCCTCCGGTGGAAGGCTCCACGGACGGCCCCTGCGGACCGTATCCGCACCCTCGCGCCGCAGCACGGTCACCAGCCGGCCGAACAGGCGAGGGCTCAGACCAGTGAACGGGGCTATCCAAGACGGCTCCGACCCCGTGATCACACCTGCCACGGAAAGGATCATCCCTCGACAACACCGCCGAGGGGTAAGTGTCAGTCGATCAGCAGCTCGTCAAGGCGTTGGACGGACCTCGGGGTGTCCATCTCGTCCGCCATTGCCACTAGTCGAGCGTGGTACTGCCGAGTGATGGGCAGGTCGTCCTCATAGATCCACGAGCACATGGTGTCGAACGCCAAAGCCTCCTCACCGTGCGAGAGCAGGTGGCGAACGTCCGTGATGACAGCCTCCGTGGTGAGCGGCGACTCCTCCAGGAGTGCCACCACACGTGCTCGATACGACAGGCTCACGAGCGGTCCTCCATGGCAGAACTCAACGGACCGATGACATCCGACATCCTCGCCTCCAGCCAGGGAGATGTCGACTCGCCCACCCTTAACGGGACAATGCCTAGTCGCGACGGGGCTTAGTGCAGCAGGAGCGGCTCGCGATCGGGCAGCGCAACCTGCCCCGGCGGATCGCCCGCGAGGAGCTCACTTGAAATGCTTATCCGAAAGGAGTCATCGATGTGTCGTTATCGAGGCGTGTGGCATCCGTAGTGGGCTCGGTTGGGGGCAGCGTGTGTGAACTTTCTGAGGTGGGCTGGGAACTTGAGCTGGGCACGGCGGGGTCAGGATGGTCGAAAGTGATGCTGTGCAGTAGCTCCACAATGTCGGAGCAGTACTCGTCCCAATGATCCCTGTCGGGTGTCGTGAAATTTATACAGACGAGGCACTGCTGCTGATTCTCTTCCCCTTGCGGGATGGGTAAAAAAGCCTGCATTTCCGCCATAGGTAATTCCTGCTCCTCTCTCGACGGAGATGTTTCCGTAGAAATCTGGAAACTCTTCATCCCGGACACCACGGCTATGGGGCCGTTGGGGGTGTCGAACACGCTCCCGCCCCAAGACTCCCCTCGTCCGGCAACGAGAGAGCGAATTATTCCGTTTGCCGCCACGGCTGTATCGCCGAACTCGAAAGGCGTGACGGTGACCAGCAAGGTGCCTAGTGAGAGTTCACTGTCATAGGTTCGCACGCACGTGCCGGCATGCAAGGCGCCCGACCTTTCGAGTAGCTGCGATGCCTTGTGAAGGTTTTCCGCAAGGGTTTGGAACATCGATGGGTTCGATCCGAGAGTATCCTTGGATATTCTCGCGGCGACAATTTCTTCCGCTTCTTCGATGGTCACCCCTATTGGGATGGCGGTAAACCCTTCAGGAACGGCGAATTGCAATGCTAACTCCCTGTCTGGTCGTAGGGCGGGCCTGCTGGCGGTAAGGGAGGCGGCGGGGATGGAGGGGGCACCCAGAAGCGAGCAGCTTCCTGTTGTCGGACCTCCTCGAGCAGCTCTAGATTCTTTTGTTGGCGACGTCTCCCGTAGCGCGGTCCGAGAATGGATCCGATCACGAACAGGACTCCGAGGATGCATGAGCCCGCACTGACGATCGCTGAGCCACGGACAGCCAACGCCATTGAGAAGCACACGATGGCCCCGAAAACGCACGTAATGATCACCTGAGAGGGGTGCCATCCTTTGGATGCTGTGGCTCCTCGCACCGCCTTCGCTGCGCGCAACGGGGTGATCAGGGACGGATCTGGGGCCTGGGCCACCGACCAAGGATGCGTAGTTACTGCGCACCAAGTCCCTGCAGCCTGCACCCGGGAAATTGCCGCCTGGGCGCGTAGGCGAGATGCTGGGCTGTCGTCGCGTGTAAAAGTCAATCGAATCGCTCCACGCCCCTGCATCTCCTCGGAGTCGAGTGCGTAACCCAGCTCCGTGGCGATCCAGGTGACGCGGTCAGCGCGATGTGCTGTGAACCCGGTGAGGATGACCTCGACGGACGGCCTTCCATCGAAACTTGCGGCTATGGCCTCATCATTCATGGAACATCATCACCCGGCACCAGCAGCTTTATCCTTTTCGCTTCCCTTGTTCCATGCGTTTTCGAGTGCAGGGAGCAAGGGGCCGACTCCCAGCTCAATGGCCTGTCGCGGATTCTTTGGCGCAAAATTCTCGAACACGGAGGGGTCTCCGAAGAGGCTGGCCCAGGAATCGACGAGACCGAAATTTGAGGCCCCATCCGCAGTTCGGCTCCTGAGCATCGCGGTGCCCAGCTTGCCTCCGACACGGGCGCCGGCGGCCAGTGGAATCACGCCCAGCGCATCCTGCGCCAGCGTGCGGTTCGAAACTACGTCTTCACCGCCCGCTGCGTGAGCAACGCCGTGCAGGGCAAGCGCTCCGGCCGCGAACACGGATGACGCAACCCCGAATTCCCCTGCCAGTGGGGCATTGCCCAGCACGCCGACCCCGATTCCGATCGTGCCTACCACAGCGCTGACCGTGGACAGGACGTCTCCGACGGCAGAAATGGCGTTGGCGTGCTCCTTGACCCACTGAAGCACGGAGTGGAAGAGGATTTCCTGGCCTTTGACCAGCTGTCCCAAGGCGTGCTTCAGGTCGTCGAAGAATCCCGGCCCCTTGGGGGCCTCTTCGCCTGCGGCCTTCAGCACTGCGGCGACCGTGCCCGCTAACTCCTCATGCTGACTGCGGATGCTCTTGGCCGAGGAGACGATGCCTGCCAGCTCCTCGCGTGCCGAACCGAACTCCTCGAGTGCTGCGGTGTAGCGCTTCTTGGCCTCTGCCTCCTCAGCGTCGGTCATCCCGATGCCGCCAAACCGGAAGAGATTCAGGTCCTCATTCTTCTCGGCCCGTTCGGCGCGCTTTCGGGCAGTCTCGGCCTCGGTTTCGTATGAATGCGCCTTGGACTGCATCACGCCCAGTTCCGTCTGCCACTTCTGCAGCACGCCGTGAGCAAGTCCGAAGCTTTTGCTGGCTTCATCCAAAAGTTTGGGAAGGGCCTGGGTCTTGGCGCGGAATGCGTCCGCGGCGGCGCCGGACCAGCCGCCATCGCTGATGTTGTGCAGTGTTTCCGCAGCACTTTTAATGTTCTTCTGCACGCGGTTCAGGTCCTCGACCAGGTCACTGACTGCCTGCGGAACTCCGGGGGCTGGATTGAATTGCAATCCCGGAAAGTTTCCGTTGTCCTCGTATGGGTCGCCGCCCCCGTATCCCCATAGCTGCTCACCGAGCGACAATTCCTCTTCCCCCACTGCCGTTGACTGAAATCCGAGTCATGCGCGTAGTCCGGTCGCTCATCCGAACGGGCTGGCGGCCGCGCCTCCGCCGTTACCGCCCCCACCGTTTTCGCTGCCGCCCTGACGGGTTCCCTTCGCGAGTGCCTGCTGCACGGCGCTGTCCGTCTCGTTGTACGCCTGAGCCGTGGTCTGCAGGCCCTGCTTGATGGCATCGGTCAATTGCGTGATCTGGTCGATGCCGTATTCCCAGGAGCTCTTGAACTCCGCCCCCGCCTTATCGATCTCACCGTTGCCGAGATCACTGACGGTCGCGCTCCGTAGATCACCGCTCGCGTATTTCATCGACTCCGTGCAGCGCTGCAGGCGCGTCGACAGCGAGCCCAATTCCTCGACATCAACCGTGAACTCCCCCGAATTGGACACTGAACGCAGACCCTCCCGATGTGGCATCCCGGACTGTTCGGCCGACGAGAGTAACACGCGTGTATTTCCACCGGTCAAGTGCGGTCCAGTGGACGCCAGGGATGCGAGTGCCAGGCGAAAATCGGCCAACATGCATGCTTGGCCGAAGAATTGATGAAACGTTAACCATGACCGTTCATGAGTCCTCGTCGGTTTGCTGACGGGGACTCTGCGTCTGCGTGGTGCGGTCCTTTCGGGGTTGAGAAGCTGTGTAGCAACCTCGCAGGGAGTATCGGGGCCGCTGGGAGAAAAGGACGCCTGAGCGCGAGGTCCAGGTCAGCGGGTGCTGGTCCGGCAAGCTGGGAGGTGTGGGGCAGCTCCGAGGCCATCACGGTCGCGGGGCAAGGCGCTCGGGCCGCCCGTCGGCTCGGGGATGCAACTGTGTTCTCAGGGCGGTGTGCAGGTCGCGCGTGGCGGGACTCTTCGTCGGTTTTCCGGTACCGCTCAACGCGGTTGAGCTTCCGCTGACGCTTAAGTCGTCCTGAAGGAACCGTTGATTTCTCACAAGATCCGTGGAATCCATGGAAGGCGGGCGATCCGGAGGAGGAACTGATGAGAGGTCACCGCCCCGTGACGTACGAGCTGGACGAGAGTTATCCGCTGTTCCCCGTGGCCGGCGGGAAGCATCCTTCCGCCATGGACACCGACGACTTGAAGATCGCTGACAGCGACGCCTTCGGCTTCATGAACCTGATGGGGTCGGCGGACCCCGTCCCGGACGACCTTCCCCGGACCTGACGCTGCCATGGCCATGGCGGCTGCGGCGGTGTGGCTGGTGCCGGCCGAACTGGCCCCGGCGATCGTGCTTGCCCTACTGGGCCGCCTCGAACGGGCCAGCCGTCTACGCGCCGCCAGGCGGTACCGGCCGGCCCTGCGCGGCCATCGCGAGCCGATGGCCGTGGTGTGCCCCGTCTACCGGGAGGACCCCGCCCTCTTCGGCCGGGCCCTGCGCTCATGGCTCCGCAATGATGTGGCGGAAATCGTCTGCGTGATCCACGAAAACGACACCGCGTGTGCCGAGGTGGCACGGGCACATGGAGTACGAGTGATCACCACGGCGGACCGGGACAAGCGCCGGGCGCTGCGAACCGGCTGGCAAGCGGTCACGGCGGGCCTGGTCGCTCTCACGGACTCGGACACGGTCTGGGCCCGCGATCTCGTGCCCACGGTCAGCGCGCCGTTCGTGGATCCGACGGTCGGCGGGGTGGCGACCCAGTCGTTCGTCCTGGAACCGGCCACGTTCTGGGAGGAAATCCGCCGCGGCCGGGGACCGATCGTGGTGATGGCCGCCCAGACCGTCCGGGGACAGGCCCTGGGCTGCCTTCCCGGCCGCACCGCCGTCTACCGGCGCGCTCTGCTCGAACAGATCGGCCCTGACCTGGTCCAGCAGTCCTTCCTGGGCGTGCGCTGCGGTCCCGGTGACGACACGCGGCTGTCCGCACTGGCCCTCCGGGCGGGCTACCGGACGGTCCTGCAGGCCAACGCGCACGTATGGTCCCGCTTCCCGGACACCTTCACCGGCCTCGTCCGCCAGAGACTGCGCCACCAGCGCAACAGCTGGCGGGAACACCTGAGCGCACTGGCCGGCGGATGGATCTGGCAACACCCCTACCTCGCACGCTGCGTCACCGTCTCCGTGATCCTGCGCCTGGGATTCATCCTCGGCACGGCGTACTACCTCTGTCTGGCCGCCTCCGGCGACCTCCTCGCGCCGGCCATGGTGGTGACCTACTGGTGCGGCCGGCGTCTCCTCCGCACCAGTCGCTTGCTGCACCGCACCGGCCGACGTCGGGTCGTTGCCTTCAAGCTCCTTGCCACCGACGTCCTCTCCCATGCCCTCGACGTCTTCGGGCTCCTCACCATCCGCCGTCAGGGCTGGCTCACCCGCGGCAGCGACCGGGCAGCTTGAGAGGACGCTGGCGTGATGAGGTGCGATGGGAAAACCCACCGCGGACAGAAAACTTCCGGGCCCTGCTGCTGTCCAGGGGCGCCCCGAGGTGAAGGCAGTTCTCACCGCGGCCGTTGGCTCCCTGCAGCCACAGGCCGGACTTGCCGGGATCCTCGATGCACAACTCGACAACCGATCGCTCCCTGCACCCGCGGGCCGGACTCGAAGCCGTACGCCCGGGCCCCTCGGCAGGCAGCCTGGACCGTGGAGCACGCCGGCTGATGAGAAGCCTCAGCCAGACCGTGACAAGCGCGGCGGGACCAGGTCCCGCCGCGCTTCCTCCGATTGACGATTAGGAGGATGCCCAGGATCACGCCTCTCCGTCTGGTAGAACAAATCGGCCCGGGGCCGTCGTACGCGTTCGATCGCTCCCTAGGAGTTGTCTTCAAATGTCACGCCCACATCAGGAGCGAGGCGAGGGTGACGGCTGCCTGATAGGACTCGGTGGTCTTGTCGTAGCGGGTGGCGATGCCGCGCCATTGCTTCAAGCGGTTGAAGCAGCGTTCGACCACGTTGCGCAGTTTGTAGAGCCCTTTGTCGAAGGCGGGCGGGCGTCCTCCTCGACTGCCACGCCGGAGCCGGTTGCGGATCTGGGCGGCCCGTTCGGGGATGGTGTGGGCGATGCCCCGCCGTCTGAGCCAGGTCCGGATGGCCCAGGAACTGTAGCCCTTGTCTCCCCGCACGTGGGCAGGCCGGATTCGTGGCCGTCCAGGGCCAGGCCAGGGCACCCGTATCGCCTCCATCACGGTGAACTGGGTGCAGTCGTTGGTGTTGCCGCTCGTGACGGTGAAGGCGAGCGGGCGGCCGACAGCGTCGCAGGCCAGGTGAATCTTGCTGGTCAGACCACCTCGGGACCGTCCGAGTGCCGGGCTGCGGAGCCCCCTTTTCGGGCCCCGGCTGCGTGCTGGTGAGCGCGGACAACGGTGGAGTCGACCGACACCAGCCAGTCGACGTCCCCCGCCGCCTCCACCCTCGTCTGCGCGGCCCGCAGCATTCGCTCGAACGTGCCGTCCAGCGCCCATCGGCGGAAGCGGGTGTGCAGCGTCGCCCACAGGCCGCACCGCTCGGGCACATCCCGCCAGGCCACCCCCGTCCGGAACCTCCACACGATCCCGTTGAGCACGGTGCGGTCATCCAACCGCTTCCGCCCCCGCAAGGACTCCGGCAACAGCGGCCGGACGAACTCCCACTCCGCATCCGACAGTTCATGACGACGTATCACCCGACCATGATCCACCACTCGAGATCATTTGAAGACACCGCCTAGGCCCGTGTCGGCTTCTCCGGCCCGGTTACGTCGGGAGGGGCCTGGCGCCCGGATACCTCGGCACCCGCCCTGCAGGTGAGGAGACCACGGAAGTCGGTTGTGCCGCACTGGCATGGGAACGTCGCCGGGAGGCCGCTTGGTGTAGGGTGGGCGACAGCGCGCCGTCGACGGGCGACCCGAGCAGAGCGAGCCGCGTTACGGCCGCCCTGCCTGATGGAGCATCGCGGCAACTCCGGCGTCGTTGTGTTCGTAGGAGATGCCCCGCAGTACAGCCACGGGAGCGCCGCGCCCGCGCTGTCCGAGGATCAGCCCGGCTGCCGCGGCCACCAGGTCGGTCAGCGTCTCTTCCTGCCGCTTGGTTTTCCCTCCCGGCTCGGTGTGCTCGGTGATCCGCAGGGGTGCGATGCCGGCGGCACCGATCGAGATCACCGTGGCGCCGCGGCGGTCGGGGTGCTCATGAAAGGCGGCTCCGTGCGGGGTGTTCGGTCAGGGCGGTGAACAGTCGGGCGTGGGCGGCGGCGAGTTCCGCGGCTCGCTCGCCCGGCGGTGCGGTGGCGGTGAGCCAGGTACGGACGCGGTGAACGTAGTACGGACACAATGCGCAGGCCGCCTCATGGGCCGGGGTGCCGTTTCTGACGGCGTGCCAGGCGTCGGCTACGGGCAGCGGCCAAGGGTGGGCATTGCCGGGTTCCCGGCCATGCCCACGACTGGGGCCAGCATCGCTTGAGCCCGATTAGGAGTCAGAACGACGAAAGTCGAGAGGGTAATCCCCCCGGGGCGGGCGCGGTGAACCCCCGCTCCTGCACGGGGGGATATCGGATGGGACAGGCGCGTGGTGCGCAGCAGAGTGGGGGTATGCGCCCGTCTCGAATCCTTCGATCCGTCGCAACCGCGTCAGCCGTGGCTGTTGCGGCGACCGCGCTGCTGACGGGTACCGCTGCTGCCGCCCCACCGGCTCCGGCGCCGGTGACGACCCGCCCCGTGTCCTTCACCGGTTCTGGCGGACTCACCTTGCACGGTACCGTCTTCGCCCCCTCGAACCTCCCTGCTGAAGCGACCCGTAGTCCCGGTTTGGTGATGGTCGGTGGAAGCGAATCGAGTCGGGTGCACAGCTCTTACCTGCGGTTTCCTGCGGATGCGCCCAGTGGGGGGACGGCGGGTGGTCCTCCGTTTGCGGGTCCGTCGGTTCTTCTGTCCGGCGGCTTCGTGCGAACGGCGAACGTTTGCCGAGCAGATGTCGGGGCTGACCCGGAGGCTCAGCAGGTGGACCGAGCGATTGCGTTCGACTCCCGCCGCGATCGGTCTCGCCCTTGCCGGCCGGGCTGGTGCCCGGATGGCCCGGGTCTTCGGGGTGTCCATCAGTCGCAGCGCGGTGTTGCGGCTGCTCGACGGGTTGCCTGAACCGGAAGTCCCGGCCCCGCGGGTGGTTGGTGTCGATGAGTACGCGACGGGCAAGGGCCGGGTCTACGGCACGGTTCTGGTCGATGTCGAGACCCGCCGGCCGGTTGATCTGCTGCCTGACCGGGGGCTGTCGAACAGTCACGTAATTCGGCTCAGTCGCTGATCTTGTGATCGGGGGTCATGCTCGCTGGAGGATGCGAATCCGGAGGAGGTCGAAGTTAGCCCGGCCGTATCCGTCCCTTTTGATCCGTTTGACTTGCGTGTTCTGACCCTCGACCTGGCCGGAGCTCCAGGAGCTGGACAGGCCGGCGATGACGGCGTCCTGGTCCCGGCGCAGACCGTTGACCAGGGAGTGCAGTGCGGGGAGGTCGTCGTGTTCGACGCGTTCCATCCAGGCGGGGAGTTCGCTGCCCGTCTTGTCCCGCATCATCGTGGCGAAGTCGCGGACGTGCTGGGTGACTGCATCCAGTTCGGGACAGCCGGCACGGATTTCCTTGAGCGCGAGGGCGTCCTCGTCCGGGAGGTTGCCGGGGTTCGTCGTGATCCGTCGGACGATACGGCGGGGGCGCGGTGCCACACGGGGCGCTGGCGGTGCGGTGGCGGAGGACTTGAAGGGACGCAGGTAGCGTCGGGTGGTCTGGATGCTGCCTGGGAACCCCAACGCCCCGATTTCTGCGTGGAGTTGTGCGCTGTCCCGGCAGCCCTCGTTCCACCGCTGGTGGAGGTGGGCCGTGTACGGGTCGAGGATGCTTGCTCGGTTCGTCGCTTTGACGAGCAGTTCGTCGATGCTGGTGGCGCGGGCGAAGCGGCGCACGGTGGACCGGTCCAGCCGCAGCGTCCGGCAGATGCCCTCCAGCGAACTGCCGTCGGCCAGAAGTTGCTGTACGGCGGTGTACCGCTCCTTCGTCCGGATCACCAGGCGGCGCTCGCGCCCGCAGGCATCGAGCGTGGAGGCAGCTACGGGTGGCGGCAACTGCCAGATATCGTCTCCGGGCGGCGGGCTCGCCGGTACGGAGGTCGCGAACACGGTCCGGACGCAGGCATGATGGGTACCGACGGTCTTCTCCACCGCTTCACCCAGATTCCTCCACAAATGCCAGCCGTCGGCAATCTGTGACGCCTGCGGGGCGCCGGAGCGGGCTCCCTCGGCATAGGCCCCGCCGCGGTCCCTACAAACGATCTCCACCTCGGGGTGGTCGCGGAGCCACGCGGCCAGCGGCTCGGCCTCGCGCCCCGGCAGCACGTCGACGGGCCGCCGCTGCTCCAGATCCACCAAGATCGTCGAGTACGAGTCGCCCTTGCACATGGCGAAATCGTCAACCCCCAACACCCGAATCTGCCCCACCGGTTCCTCGGGAAGGGCCCGGAGCAGGCGTAACAGCGTGTCCTTCGCCACTGGCATCCCCAGGACCGCCGCGAGCCGGCTCCCCGGCCGCCCGGCCAGAGCCACCGCGATGCTGGTCAGCATCCCCCGCAGCAGCGGGG includes:
- a CDS encoding MFS transporter, with product MSSSTTTPSTAENATPPRRQGLHRAWLIALVGFTVITCAGTFTGMPNLLVNPLHDSFGWSHGTVSLAVSVNTVLYGLTAPFAAALMDRLGVRRVVVGALLVIAVGACLTTVITAPWQLVLCWGVMVGLGCGSIAMAFGALIADRWFAARRGLVTGFLSSATMFGGMVLLPLLSEITNRSGWRTATLTVTAVAVAVAAVAFLLLRDHPADLGLAPYGAAQPVPKPAPVPGTVLRALRVLRSVAKPGPFWLVAGTFAVCGASTNGVMMAHFVPAAHDAGMSSTTASTLLAVMGAVNVVGTIIAGWCTDRFDPRWLLAGTYALRGVSLAFLPGLMGPSISPAMVFFTLSFGLLDLATVPPTIALCREFFGTNSTIVFAWVNAAHQVGAGLATLLAGMARDITGSYTAVWLGVAALCGLAAALCVSIRLPRGVLATTREAGI
- a CDS encoding helix-turn-helix transcriptional regulator, whose protein sequence is MLDALGMSTTTEAVYRAVLAHPQAGVPDLAKRLRLPERRVREALDDLSEMSLVRPAVDDPHSLHTVDLRIAADLLLARQEAALAAQQQRVEEARVAALQLTAAPSAATAASRGDSVEVLHGIDSIRDHLTSACASQRTELLVCVPISPRQVDEWGTFLPACLSVLECEGAVRALFLDSTRTAPEAIASVEQLTSRGSHIRTAPSLPGHVCIFDRRVAFVMQHSDEGGGIEALMVRVPALVGLLSAQFDTLWGTSQVLNASSPAQGPPTSRQEAEVLRLLSEGHTDEGVAKRLGVSYRTARRIASTLMSQLGARSRFQAGAIAAIRGLIRD
- a CDS encoding type III PLP-dependent enzyme, with amino-acid sequence MQSVDPHAIACRDLAERFGTPLYVYDAEVLEQTYRELRSHLPRQVDVFYSLKANPNLSVCAFLHGLGAGAEVSSYVELRTALQAGVAPDDIIFLGPGKDLQELRACLDAGIHAVVCESLDEVAQLDQLAAERGELCPVIFRVNPAFGSKGSGLAMGGKPRQFGIDEETLQSAKSLLADLSHVRVKGIHAYMGTRFLHHEDVVSNTERILQMADHLASVLGIPLETVDFGGGLGVAYFDNESDLDLARLGSGITRVVEPFTRRHPGCRLIMELGRYLTASSGTYVVKVRQVKESMGEIFAVADGGTNHHMAAVGVGSFVKRNFPIRHLTRSGAPASRPYTVTGPLCTPNDVIGKKVPLPEVRPGGLLGVERSGAYGPTASPGLFLSHGFPAEVMTYRGKAHLVRARDTSDDLLAKQRLVDLHAAS
- a CDS encoding MafI family immunity protein, producing the protein MSLSYRARVVALLEESPLTTEAVITDVRHLLSHGEEALAFDTMCSWIYEDDLPITRQYHARLVAMADEMDTPRSVQRLDELLID
- a CDS encoding putative T7SS-secreted protein; translation: MGEEELSLGEQLWGYGGGDPYEDNGNFPGLQFNPAPGVPQAVSDLVEDLNRVQKNIKSAAETLHNISDGGWSGAAADAFRAKTQALPKLLDEASKSFGLAHGVLQKWQTELGVMQSKAHSYETEAETARKRAERAEKNEDLNLFRFGGIGMTDAEEAEAKKRYTAALEEFGSAREELAGIVSSAKSIRSQHEELAGTVAAVLKAAGEEAPKGPGFFDDLKHALGQLVKGQEILFHSVLQWVKEHANAISAVGDVLSTVSAVVGTIGIGVGVLGNAPLAGEFGVASSVFAAGALALHGVAHAAGGEDVVSNRTLAQDALGVIPLAAGARVGGKLGTAMLRSRTADGASNFGLVDSWASLFGDPSVFENFAPKNPRQAIELGVGPLLPALENAWNKGSEKDKAAGAG
- a CDS encoding glycosyltransferase; this encodes MAMAAAAVWLVPAELAPAIVLALLGRLERASRLRAARRYRPALRGHREPMAVVCPVYREDPALFGRALRSWLRNDVAEIVCVIHENDTACAEVARAHGVRVITTADRDKRRALRTGWQAVTAGLVALTDSDTVWARDLVPTVSAPFVDPTVGGVATQSFVLEPATFWEEIRRGRGPIVVMAAQTVRGQALGCLPGRTAVYRRALLEQIGPDLVQQSFLGVRCGPGDDTRLSALALRAGYRTVLQANAHVWSRFPDTFTGLVRQRLRHQRNSWREHLSALAGGWIWQHPYLARCVTVSVILRLGFILGTAYYLCLAASGDLLAPAMVVTYWCGRRLLRTSRLLHRTGRRRVVAFKLLATDVLSHALDVFGLLTIRRQGWLTRGSDRAA